In Choristoneura fumiferana chromosome 27, NRCan_CFum_1, whole genome shotgun sequence, the sequence GAGTAAATTTAATGATAACTGCTTTAACTTCTTGCATTTGGTGAGTATACCCAAGCTGAAGATTTTCTGTCGGCGGCTTAATAACCGGTAATTGTATCttaatttcttgtaaatttggaCAGTTCTTCGCAATTGCCTCCATTATTTCTTTATCTTCAATAGGACAGAATATGGACACAAAAAAAGGACCCATTTTTTGTATCATATTTTCAAACAATTCTCTTTTCGGAAGATGTATGATACGATACTTTTTACAAAACATTGGCGCAACCTGAGGCCTGAATATACATTTGCTGTCGTACAAACGGTGGATCTGATATTTATGGACGCCTGCAACAGAAAAAAGGAGCtttctatacttcgtttttttagcattagaaaaagggtaaacaatcttgacgagtcttttttattgaaaaacgtttaaaaaaaacaataactattacttatgataccaaaagaaaGTAATGATCATAATGCCCTTGCTATTTGTTACATACTTGCTGTggcttatttttcaagtgtttttcaataaaaagacacgtcaagattgcttaccaattgcttaccttctttctaatgctaaaaaatgaagtatagctTATCCCAAGTCATGACGGATAGAGAGCGATTACAAAAACTTCATTCCTGTAAATTGACAAGCAAGAGAAGTAAAACGGATACTAATGGCACTCTCTTATTTTACACATCTTTACAAAGAACGTAACGCTTTCATGACATGAACTTGTGCTCTTTATTAcacgactgcaaggagaggtattgttttttgtCAGAATCtacttgaattaaataaaatagaagtaATAATTTACTTCACCAACACAACCTACACCAAATCATGGCGTCTTGATTACATAAAAACTTCGTTTATACGCTAAGTCTCAAATTAAAATCAGAGCAGTGGAGCTTATTTCtaataaaaagttatattaaaCAGTTAGCGCGATGTATGTTCCGCTGGTCGTTACCTGCCAGGTAGTCCCGCACCACTTGCTGCCAGGCGCGGCTGACGCGCTCCGAGCGCACGACGTCTCTGACGGGGACGTAGTCCAGCACGAGGCGCCAGCAGTCCGCGTTCAGCTGGTCGTTACCTGCCAGGTAGTCCCGCACCACTTGCTGCCAGGCGCGGCTGACGCGCTCCGAGCGCACGACGTCTCTGACGGGGACGTAGTCCAGCAGGAGGCGCCAGCAGTCCGCGTTCAGCTGTCGTTACCTGCCAGGTAGTCCCGCACCACTTGTTGCCAGGCGCGGCTGACGCGCTCCGAGCGCACGACGTCTCTGACGGGGACGTAGTCCAGCAGGAGGCGCCAGCAGTCCGCGTTCAGCTGGTCGTTACCTGCCAGGTAGTCCCGCACCACTTGCTGCCAGGCGCGGCTGACGCGCTCCGAGCGCACGACGTCTCCGACGGGGACGTAGTCCAGCACGAGGCGCCAGCAGTTCACGTTCAGCTGGTCGTTACCTGCCAGGTAGTCCCGCACCACTTGCTGCCAGGCGCGGCTGACGCGCTCCGAGCGCACGACGTCTCTGACGGGGACGTAGTCCAGCACGAGGCGCCAGCAGTCCGCGTTCAGCTGGTCGTTACCTGCCAGGTAGTCCCGCACCACTTGCTGCCAGGCGCGGCTGACGCGCTCCGAGCGCACGACGTCTCCGACGGGGACGTAGTCCAGCACGAGGCGCCAGCAGTCCGCGTTCAGCTGGTCGTTACCTGCCAGGTAGTCCCGCACCACTTGCTGCCAGGCGCGGCTGACGCGCTCCGAGCGCACGACGTCTCCGACGGGGACGTAGTCCAGCACGAGGCGCCAGCAGTCCGCGTTCAGCTGGTCGTTACCTGCCAGGTAGTCCCGCACCACTTGCTGCCAGGCGCGGCTGACGCGCTCCGAGCGCACGACGTCTCTGACGGGGACGTAGTCCAGCAGGAGGCGCCAGCAGTCCGCGTTCAGCTGGTCGTTACCTGCCAGGTAGTCCCGCACCACTTGCTGCCAGGCGCGGCTGACGCGCTCCGAGCGCACGACGTCTCCGACGGGGACGTAGTCCAGCACGAGGCGCCAGCAGTCCGCGTTCAGCTGGTCGTTACCTGCCAGGTAGTCCCGCACCACTTGCTGCCAGGCGCGGCTGACGCGCTCCGAGCGCACGACGTCTCTGACGGGGACGTAGTCCAGCACGAGGCGCCAGCAGTCCGCGTTCAGCTGGTCGTTACCTGCCAGGTAGTCCCGCACCACTTGCTGCCAGGCGCGGCTGACGCGCTCCGAGCGCACGACGTCTCCGACGGGGACGTAGTCCAGCACGAGGCGCCAGCAGTCCGCGTCCAGCTGGTCGTTACCTGCCAGGTAGTCCCGCACCACTTGCTGCCAGGCGCGGCTGGCGCGCTCCGAGCGCACGACGTCTCCGACGGGGACGTAGTCCAGCACGAGGCGCCAGCAGTCCGCGTTCAGCTGGTCGTTACCTGCCAGGTAGTCCCGCACCACTTGCTGCCAGGCGCGGCTGACGCGCTCCGAGCGCACGACGTCTCTGACGGGGACGTAGTCCAGCACGAGGCGCCAGCAGTCCGCGTTCAGCTGGTCGTTACCTGCCAGGTAGTCCCGCACCACTTGTTGCCAGGCGCGGCTGACGCGCTCCGAGCGCACGACGTCTCCGACGGGGACGTAGTCCAGCACGAGGCGCCAGCAGTCCGCGTTCAGCACGTCTGGTATGGTGGCGTCGTACTCCGAAATCTATCAACCAATTAATCCCTATTTTTTGCAGGAAATTTCACTTTAACACAGCAGGCAACTGGACAAAATTATAAGTACCATTTTAGCGAGTGAAGTTTGTGCAAATCCCATCCTAATATGACCAACTTAGTGGCATAGTACTTATCAAGTCTTAAACTATCAcatgtaggtaaattatataCCTAACAAATGGTGTATTcgtaaaaattgtatttatacaCTTACCACGTTGTCGTTAGTTGAGAGTTCAGTGCTATGAGGCTCCCAAACACGAGGTCTCTTGGTGATGGAAGGACTTATACTGTCGGCCTCAGACTTCAGCACGGTGGCGGTAGCTGAAGCCGGGGCAGGCCTCTAATAAAAATTGAGGAAACAGTCAGTTTCTTAGATTTCAAACACTAATGCATAAAGCAAGAACAATCGGAAAATTTGACTTTTGAACAGAGATGGCCTGAGGGGGAGGCGGTTCGCATTGGCAGCAAGAGTGGAGTAACCGCAATCACCCGATTTGGGTGTTTAGTAGCCGAGGAAGGAGGCCTCTTCCTGGGATTTTCCATCGGAcctggtttttattatttgaaaaaaaaaattgaatcaggcgttactttgcggaggtccatatcaatgaactaaaagaatttccttgctcacccgcgaccttacgatagctaagcttatgcaaaatatgcgtgtacatgcagttcctccacctccacacagtaagaacacacacaaatcacacaaacccatctatcaccaccaccacactgcactgacgcgtttcgaactcaaccagagctcatcttcagagtgacacaaccgtacaccatgctaccagttgttagactaacgaaccacaaccaccgtaatttgtgggtagttttgttttgtttcataaaacgtatgtgggtactcggggagttacagtgacaagtt encodes:
- the LOC141443243 gene encoding uncharacterized protein encodes the protein MESEHSDMKRPAPASATATVLKSEADSISPSITKRPRVWEPHSTELSTNDNVISEYDATIPDVLNADCWRLVLDYVPVGDVVRSERVSRAWQQVVRDYLAGNDQLNADCWRLVLDYVPVRDVVRSERVSRAWQQVVRDYLAGNDQLNADCWRLVLDYVPVGDVVRSERASRAWQQVVRDYLAGNDQLDADCWRLVLDYVPVGDVVRSERVSRAWQQVVRDYLAGNDQLNADCWRLVLDYVPVRDVVRSERVSRAWQQVVRDYLAGNDQLNADCWRLVLDYVPVGDVVRSERVSRAWQQVVRDYLAGNDQLNADCWRLLLDYVPVRDVVRSERVSRAWQQVVRDYLAGNDQLNADCWRLVLDYVPVGDVVRSERVSRAWQQVVRDYLAGNDQLNADCWRLVLDYVPVGDVVRSERVSRAWQQVVRDYLAGNDQLNADCWRLVLDYVPVRDVVRSERVSRAWQQVVRDYLAGNDQLNVNCWRLVLDYVPVGDVVRSERVSRAWQQVVRDYLAGNDQLNADCWRLLLDYVPVRDVVRSERVSRAWQQVVRDYLAGNDS